A window from Salmo trutta chromosome 29, fSalTru1.1, whole genome shotgun sequence encodes these proteins:
- the LOC115166964 gene encoding NAD(P) transhydrogenase, mitochondrial, with protein MSSLLRCVSCCGSTVTLLQQGVRHHTPGQRAFRTFPQLWNCEPAKGRLYKDLVVGVPKEIFKNERRVAVSPAGVELLVKQGFNVQVESGAGDHAKFSDQMYINAGASITDTNGAFGSDLVLKVRAPVLNEATGKHESELLKPKSTLVSFIYPAQNPDLMEKLVQSQTTVLAMDQVPRVTIAQGYDALSSMANIAGYKAVVLAANHFGRFFTGQITAAGKVPPAKVLVIGGGVAGLAAAGAAKSMGAIVRGFDTRPAALEQFKSFGAEPLEVHIKESGDGVGGYAKEMSPEFIAAEMELFAKQCKDVDILITTALIPGKRAPILIKTEMVESMKDGSVVVDLAAEAGGNIETTKPGELHVHKGVTHIGFTDLPSRMPTQASTLYSNNVLKLLKAISPDKDYFHFEPKEEFDHGTLDHVIRGTMVMQEGRSLFPSPQPKTQPPAAPVKQKSVAELAAEKAAVVSPFQKTLTNAGVYTAGLSTCLALGLAAPNAAFTQMVTTFGLAGIVGYHTVWGVTPALHSPLMSVTNAISGLTAVGGLVLMGGGLHPSSFPEGLALAAAFVSSINIAGGFMITQRMLDMFKRPTDPPEYNYLYGLPIGVFIGGYGASVAAGFHIEQMMYLGSGMCCVGALAGLSSQGTSRLGNALGMMGVAGGIAATLGSLKPSPELLAQMSAAMATGGTLGLTIAKRIEITDLPQLVAAFHSLVGLAAVLTCVAEYMIEYPHLDVHPAANMVKTVAYLGTYIGGVTFSGSLVAYGKLQGVLNSAPLMLPGRHMMNAGLMTASLGGMIPFMLSADYATGMGCLVGVSGLSTIMGVTLTMAIGGADMPVVITVLNSYSGWALCAEGFLLDNNLMTIVGALIGSSGAILSYIMCVAMNRSLPNVILGGFGTSSTAGGKPMEITGTHTEVNVDQSIELIKEANSIIITPGWGLCAAKAQYPIADMVKMLVEQGKSVRFGIHPVAGRMPGQLNVLLAEAGVPYDVVLEMDEINEDFKETDLTLVVGANDTVNSAAQEDPNSIIAGMPVLEVWKSKQVIVMKRTMGVGYAAVDNPIFYKPNTSMLLGDAKKTCDTLQAKIREAYY; from the exons ATGTCCTCTCTGCTGCGCTGTGTCTCCTGCTGTGGCTCCACTGTCACCTTGCTCCAGCAAGGTGTTCGCCACCACACACCTGGCCAACGGGCCTTCAGGACCTTCCCACAGCTCTGGAACTGTGAGCCTGCTAAAG GACGGCTGTATAAGGACCTGGTGGTAGGAGTTCCTAAGGAGATCTTTAAGAATGAGCGTCGTGTGGCTGTGTCCCCTGCGGGGGTGGAGCTGCTCGTCAAACAGGGTTTCAACGTCCAGGTGGAGTCTGGAGCAGGAGACCACGCTAAGTTCTCTGACCAAATGTACATAAACGCTGGAGCCTCCATCACAGACACTAACGGGGCCTTCGGATCTGACCTGGTCCTCAAG GTGAGAGCTCCAGTGTTGAACGAGGCTACTGGCAAACATGAGTCAGAGCTGCTGAAGCCTAAATCCACCCTGGTGAGCTTCATCTACCCAGCCCAGAATCCTGATCTCATGGAGAAGCTGGTCCAGAGTCAGACCACCGTGCTGGCCATGGATCAGGTCCCGCGCGTCACCATCGCACAGGGCTACGACGCACTCAGCTCCATGGCTAACATTGCAGG GTACAAGGCTGTTGTTCTGGCTGCTAACCACTTTGGCAGATTCTTCACTGGTCAGATCACAGCAGCAGGGAAAGTCCCCCCAGCCAAG GTCCTGGTCATCGGAGGTGGAGTGGCTGGTTTGGCTGCAGCTGGAGCCGCCAAGTCTATGGGCGCTATCGTCAGAGGCTTCGATACCAG ACCAGCAGCTCTGGAACAGTTTAAGTCGTTCGGGGCGGAGCCTTTGGAGGTGCACATTAAGGAGTCCGGGGACGGTGTTGGAGGTTACGCCAAGGAGATGTCCCCAGAGTTCATTGCAGCTGAGATGGAGTTGTTTGCCAAGCAGTGTAAAGACGTGGACATCCTCATAACTACTGCTCTCATCCCAG GTAAGCGAGCTCCCATCCTGATCAAGACCGAGATGGTGGAGTCTATGAAGGATGGCTCTGTGGTGGTGGATCTGGCTGCTGAGGCTGGAGGAAACATCGAGACCACCAAGCCTGGAGAGCTGCATGTACACAAG GGTGTGACACACATCGGCTTCACGGACCTGCCCAGCCGTATGCCCACCCAAGCCAGCACCCTGTACTCCAACAACGTGCTCAAACTGCTCAAGGCCATCAG CCCAGACAAGGACTACTTCCACTTTGAGCCCAAAGAAGAGTTTGATCACGGGACACTGGACCATGTCATCAGAGGAACCATGGTCATGCAG GAAGGCAGAAGCCTGTTCCCATCCCCCCAACCTAAGACACAACCCCCGGCCGCTCCAGTCAAACAGAAAAGTGTAGCAGAGCTAGCGGCAGAGAAGGCAGCTGTGGTCTCACCCTTCCAGAAGACCTTGACCAACGCTGGTGTCTACACCGCAG gtcTCTCTACATGTCTGGCTCTGGGCCTGGCGGCGCCCAACGCAGCCTTCACCCAGATGGTCACCACTTTCGGCCTGGCCGGCATTGTGGGATACCACACGGTGTGGGGCGTCACCCCCGCCCTCCACTCACCCCTCATGTCCGTCACCAACGCCATCTCAG GTCTGACTGCTGTGGGTGGTCTGGTCCTGATGGGGGGAggtctccacccctcctccttccctgaGGGCCTGGCTCTGGCTGCAGCCTTCGTCTCCTCCATCAATATCGCAG GTGGGTTCATGATCACCCAGAGGATGCTGGACATGTTTAAGCGTCCTACAGACCCTCCAGAGTACAACTACCTGTACGGTCTGCCAATAGGAGTCTTCATAGGAGGTTACGGGGCCTCTGTGGCTGCTGGCTTCCACATCGAGCAG ATGATGTACCTGGGGTCTGGTATGTGCTGTGTGGGAGCATTGGCAGGGCTGTCTTCACAGGGCACCAGTCGTCTGGGTAATGCCCTGGGCATGATGGGGGTAGCAGGGGGCATCGCTGCCACCCTTGGCTCCCTGAAGCCCTCTCCCGAGCTGCTGGCACAGATGAGTGCCGCCATGGCCACCGGAGGAACCCTGG GTCTGACCATTGCTAAGCGTATTGAGATCACTGACCTCCCCCAGCTGGTAGCTGCCTTCCACAGCCTGGTGGGTCTGGCTGCAGTGCTGACCTGTGTGGCAGAGTACATGATCGAGTACCCCCACCTGGACGTGCACCCTGCAGCCAACATGGTGAAGACTGTGGCCTACCTCGGCACATACATCGGAGGGGTCACCTTCAGCGGGTCACTGGTGGCCTATGGCAAGCTGCAAG GCGTTCTGAACTCCGCCCCGCTGATGTTGCCGGGGCGTCACATGATGAACGCCGGTCTCATGACGGCGTCTCTTGGTGGTATGATTCCCTTCATGCTCAGTGCTGACTACGCTACTGGCATGGGCTGTCTGGTTGGAgtgtctggactctccaccatcATG GGTGTAACCCTGACGATGGCCATCGGGGGCGCTGACATGCCCGTGGTCATCACTGTGCTCAATTCCTACTCTGGTTGGGCGCTGTGTGCCGAGGGATTCCTATTGGACAACAACCTCATGACCATTGTAGGAGCGCTGATTGGCTCGTCTGGTGCTATCCTCTCCTACATCATGTGTGTG GCAATGAACCGTTCCCTGCCCAACGTCATCCTGGGAGGGTTCGGTACTAGCTCCACGGCGGGGGGGAAACCCATGGAGATCACAGGCACCCACACAGAGGTCAATGTGGACCAGTCCATCGAACTCATTAAAGAGGCCAACAGCATCATCATCaccccag gttgggGTCTGTGTGCGGCTAAGGCCCAGTACCCCATCGCTGACATGGTGAAGATGCTGGTAGAGCAGGGCAAGTCTGTCAG GTTTGGTATCCACCCTGTGGCAGGTCGTATGCCAGGCCAGCTGAACGTGCTCCTGGCTGAGGCAGGTGTTCCATACGACGTGGTTCTGGAGATGGATGAGATCAATGAGGACTTCAAAG agactgacctgacgctggtGGTGGGTGCTAACGACACAGTGAACTCAGCAGCCCAGGAGGACCCCAACTCCATCATTGCTGGCATGCCAGTCCTGGAGGTCTGGAAGTCCAAACAG GTGATTGTGATGAAGAGGACCATGGGTGTGGGCTATGCTGCAGTAGACAATCCCATCTTCTACAAGCCCAACACATCCATGCTGCTGGGAGATGCCAAGAAGACCTGTGACACACTACAGGCCAAGATCAGAGAGGCCTACTACTAG
- the afg2b gene encoding ATPase family gene 2 protein homolog B codes for MEEESLRVLPMDPADRGTQRVRLGPGLMSSLGLGLGSPVLVALSGGSCLCTAWPRPDLADGFIQIDMKCCSSTLILNKATPTHLSSSPLPPSPCLSPSLTPVSCPKLKGIRITVVVQSVEFRKTTPLSFIHELVKDMLKGTYVHQKHVIDVGDYDTDIKLIVIESLNPESTMTGLVTSKTGVEIIGTRTLRYYRGQLQEQPQVLLGGLEEVSACLREMLRLPLQYPATLGSLGLSCPRGVLLAGPPGVGKTLLVRCLVGEVGASLITVRGPEVVGSRPGESEERLRAVFGRARAAAEEGPCVLFLDELDSLCPRRTGSSAPENRLVAQLLTLMDGMDQSDRFLIVGATNQPDSLDPALRRPGRFDREVVIGAPTAQQRLSILSVLCRAMPVCVSVDWAELAQRTTGYVGADLSALCREAAMLAIRHNTQGSGEQAITMEHFLSALKTVRPSCLRGSLGRTDLPAVSWEQIGGLEEVKVKLQQSIEWPMRYPEAFVRLGLSRPRGVLLYGPPGCAKTTLVRAAATSSHCSFLSVSGADLYSPYVGDSEKALAQLFRQARACAPSILFLDEVDSLIGSRSEGYVPQSAQTRLLSVLLNELDGVGFRTLERRGAGKTLQAERVEERHQQEHLEYQEVCNKEVMIVAATNRPDSLDSALLRPGRLDQIIYVPPPDLQARVSILQVCTEKMPLDDDVCLEELARHTDLYSGADLENLCREAALLTLQDESMEASSIKHRYFLQSLQRMTPSLSTQQLQTYKNLFR; via the exons ATGGAGGAGGAGTCTCTGAGAGTGCTGCCAATGGACCCAGCAGACCGGGGAACCCAGAGGGTCAGACTGGGCCCAGGGCTGATGTCCTccctggggttggggctgggctCTCCTGTTCTGGTGGCTCTGTCTGGAGGGTCCTGTCTCTGTACTGCCTGGCCCAGGCCTGACCTGGCTGACGGATTCATACAGATAGACATGAAATGTTGTTCTTCAACTCTTATCTTAAACAAAGCGACACCCACACACCTCAGCTCTAGCCCACTTCCCCCCAGCCCATGCCTAAGTCCTAGCCTCACCCCAGTCTCCTGCCCCAAGCTGAAAGGCATCAGAATAACAGTGGTGGTTCAGAGTGTGGAGTTCCGGAAAACCACTCCTCTCAGTTTCATCCATGAACTAGTGAAGGACATGCTGAAAGGGACATATGTCCACCAGAAGCACGTGATAGATGTGGGTGACTATGACACGGACATTAAACTGATCGTCATCGAGAGCCTGAACCCAGAGTCCACCATGACTGGTTTGGTTACATCTAAGACAGGGGTGGAAATAATAGGGACGAGGACCCTCCGGTACTACAGAGGACAGCTCCAGGAGCAGCCCCAGGTCCTactgggaggactggaggag GTGTCAGCGTGTCTGAGAGAGATGTTGCGCCTGCCTCTGCAGTACCCTGCTACCCTGGGCTCCCTGGGTCTGTCCTGCCCCAGAGGGGTGCTCCTTGCTGGGCCGCCGGGGGTCGGAAAGACCCTGCTGGTCCGCTGCctggtgggggaggtgggggccAGCCTCATCACAGTCAGAGGACCAGAG GTAGTAGGGTCTCGGCCaggggagagtgaggagaggTTGCGGGCGGTGTTTGGTCGGGCGCGGGCAGCGGCAGAGGAAGGGCCTTGTGTGTTGTTCCTGGATGAGCTGGACTCTCTCTGTCCCAGACGGACTGGATCCTCCGCTCCCGAGAACCGGCTGGTCGCTCAACTGCTCACGCTCATGGACGGCATGGACCAATCAGATCGCTTCCTCATTGTAGGAGCCACTAATCAGCCGGACAGCTTGGACCCGGCGCTACGGCGGCCCGGGAGGTTCGACAGAGAG GTGGTTATCGGTGCCCCCACAGCACAGCAGCGGTTATCCATCCTGTCAGTGCTGTGCCGGGCCAtgccagtgtgtgtcagtgtggacTGGGCAGAGCTGGCCCAGAGGACTACAGGGTATGTGGGTGCTGACCTCAGTGCTCTCTGCCGTGAGGCTGCCATGCTGGCTATACGACACAACACACAG GGTTCAGGCGAGCAGGCTATCACCATGGAACACTTCCTGTCTGCCCTGAAGACTGTCCGTCCATCCTGTCTGAGGGGCAGTCTGGGACGGACAGATCTCCCAGCCGTCTCCTGGGAACAGATAGGAGGCCTGGAGGAAGTCAAAGTCAAACTACAACAG AGTATAGAGTGGCCGATGCGTTACCCGGAGGCGTTTGTGCGTCTGGGTCTGTCCCGTCCCAGGGGGGTGTTGCTGTACGGTCCCCCAGGCTGTGCTAAGACCACCCTGGTCAGGGCTGCAGCCACCTCCTCCCACTGCTCCTTCCTGTCAGTCAGCGGGGCTGACCTCTACTCTCCATATGTAGGAGACTCGGAGAAGGCCCTGGCTCAG CTCTTTCGTCAGGCACGGGCCTGTGCTCCCTCCATCCTGTTCCTGGATGAGGTGGACTCTCTGATTGGCTCCCGGTCAGAAGGCTATGTCCCTCAGAGTGCCCAGACCCGCCTCCTGTCTGTGCTGCTGAATGAGCTGGACGGGGTAGGCTTTAGgaccctggagaggagaggagcagggaagACCCTACAGGctgagagagtggaggagcgcCACCAACAGGAACAT TTGGAGTACCAGGAGGTGTGTAACAAGGAAGTGATGATCGTAGCGGCCACTAACAGACCAGACTCTCTGGACAGTGCCCTCCTAAGGCCTGGAAGACTGGACCAGATCATCTACGTACCCCCACCAgacctacag gcacGTGTGTCCATCCTGCAGGTGTGTACAGAGAAGATGCCTCTGGATGATGATGTGTGTCTGGAGGAACTGGCTAGACACACTGACCTCTACTCTGGAGCAGACCTGGAGAACCTGTGCAGAGAG GCGGCTCTGTTGACCCTCCAGGATGAAAGTATGGAAGCTTCTAGTATCAAACACCGATACTTCCTCCAGTCTTTACAGAGGatgactccctctctctcgacCCAGCAACTACAGACATACAAAAACCTCTTCAGATGA